From Chloroflexota bacterium, one genomic window encodes:
- a CDS encoding methylmalonyl-CoA mutase family protein, translating into MSTPADLAAKERGRWEKETVGPTVQRCPERQEHFATSSQIPIQRLYGPDDTAQMDYLSDLGFPGEYPFTRGVQPTMYRGRLWTMRQYAGYGTAEESNRRYRYLLEEGQTGLSVAFDLPTQLGYDSNHPLALGEVGKVGVAIDSLEDMERLFDQIPLDKVSTSMTINATAAIILGMYIAVAKRRSITSAQLMGTIQNDILKEYIARGTYIFPPKPSLRLVTDLIAYCSAHLPRWNSISISGYHIREAGATAVQELAFTLANAITYVEAALAVGLDLDDFGPRLSFFFNAHNDLFEEVAKFRAGRRLWAKIMRHRFGAKDPRSWMLRFHAQTAGSTLTAQQPENNIVRTTIQALAAVLGGTQSLHTNSMDEALALPSEKAVRIALRTQQILAYESGVADTIDPLAGSYYLEALTNEMERRAQEYLSRIEAMGGTLVALERGFFQREIQESAYRYQQEVERGQRTVIGVNKFATWRGEVTSPLLWQTDPQIALEATRRLADLRRRRDNELVNSLLGELRETARGSDNLVPVILRCVENLCTLGEICDVLRSVFGEYKETLVI; encoded by the coding sequence AATGGATTACCTCTCTGACCTCGGCTTTCCAGGCGAATATCCCTTCACCAGGGGGGTACAACCGACTATGTATCGGGGGAGACTCTGGACGATGCGTCAATACGCCGGTTATGGTACCGCCGAGGAGTCCAACCGGCGCTACCGCTATCTCCTCGAAGAGGGGCAAACAGGGCTTTCGGTAGCCTTCGACCTACCAACCCAGCTGGGCTATGATTCCAACCATCCCTTAGCTCTGGGTGAAGTAGGCAAGGTCGGCGTAGCCATCGACTCCCTAGAGGATATGGAGCGTCTTTTTGACCAGATCCCCCTTGATAAGGTCAGCACCTCGATGACGATCAATGCCACAGCAGCGATAATCCTCGGCATGTACATCGCCGTGGCTAAGCGCCGAAGCATCACCTCAGCGCAGCTTATGGGTACCATTCAAAATGACATCTTAAAAGAATACATCGCCAGGGGAACCTATATCTTTCCCCCGAAACCATCGTTGCGCCTGGTGACCGATCTGATCGCTTACTGTAGCGCCCACCTGCCCCGTTGGAACTCCATTTCCATTAGCGGCTATCATATTCGGGAGGCCGGGGCGACGGCCGTACAAGAGCTGGCCTTCACTCTGGCCAACGCCATCACCTACGTCGAAGCAGCCTTGGCGGTGGGACTGGACCTCGATGACTTTGGGCCGCGCCTCTCCTTCTTTTTTAACGCCCATAATGACCTCTTTGAAGAGGTGGCCAAGTTCAGGGCAGGGCGACGGCTTTGGGCGAAGATTATGCGCCATCGCTTTGGGGCTAAGGATCCCCGCTCCTGGATGCTCCGTTTCCACGCGCAGACAGCCGGCTCCACCCTGACGGCCCAACAGCCGGAGAACAACATCGTCCGTACCACCATCCAGGCCCTGGCGGCTGTATTGGGTGGAACACAGTCCTTACACACTAATTCCATGGACGAGGCTCTGGCCTTACCCTCAGAGAAGGCTGTGCGCATCGCCTTGCGCACCCAGCAAATCCTCGCCTACGAAAGTGGGGTGGCTGATACCATCGATCCTCTGGCTGGTAGTTATTACTTAGAGGCGTTGACCAACGAGATGGAGAGAAGGGCCCAGGAGTACCTGAGTCGAATCGAGGCCATGGGTGGCACTCTGGTGGCCCTCGAGAGGGGATTCTTCCAACGCGAGATTCAGGAAAGCGCCTATCGTTATCAGCAAGAGGTGGAAAGGGGACAGCGGACGGTAATCGGCGTCAACAAATTCGCCACTTGGAGGGGCGAGGTGACCTCGCCCCTACTATGGCAGACTGATCCTCAGATCGCATTAGAGGCGACAAGAAGGCTGGCCGATCTGCGCAGACGCCGCGACAACGAGCTGGTCAATTCTCTCCTAGGCGAGCTGCGGGAAACAGCCCGCGGCTCCGATAATCTGGTACCAGTGATCCTGCGTTGTGTGGAAAACCTCTGCACCCTGGGAGAGATATGCGACGTGCTACGTTCCGTTTTCGGTGAGTACAAAGAGACGTTGGTAATTTAG
- the mce gene encoding methylmalonyl-CoA epimerase, translating to MRVSKMIKRVNHVAVAVRDTEEALRFYKEVLGLQPSESKAAPEQGLKITFLPIGDGEIEFLEPISETSTVAKFLEKRGEGLHHICLEVDDIEATLHSLSERGVPLVDTIPRVGAHGTRIAFIHPEAAHGILIELSETK from the coding sequence ATGAGGGTATCTAAAATGATAAAGAGAGTCAATCATGTGGCTGTGGCCGTAAGGGATACCGAAGAGGCACTGCGGTTCTACAAAGAGGTCCTGGGACTGCAACCTTCTGAATCGAAGGCTGCGCCTGAGCAAGGTCTGAAGATTACGTTCCTCCCCATCGGGGATGGGGAGATCGAGTTCCTTGAGCCCATCAGTGAAACGAGTACGGTGGCCAAGTTCCTGGAGAAGAGGGGTGAAGGGCTTCACCATATTTGCCTTGAGGTGGATGATATCGAAGCAACCCTGCACTCCTTAAGCGAACGTGGCGTACCGTTAGTAGACACGATACCCCGCGTCGGTGCGCATGGCACAAGGATCGCCTTCATCCATCCGGAGGCAGCCCATGGCATCCTCATCGAGCTCAGCGAAACGAAATGA